In Thiobacter sp. AK1, the following proteins share a genomic window:
- a CDS encoding efflux RND transporter periplasmic adaptor subunit, whose amino-acid sequence MENTDLSRLTLSRDIPRPRRRRWPLLLGVLILAAALFAWWFTAKRAIPVQSTRVTLAWPSQALTVINATGYVTAARKASVASKASGRLEWLGVTEGSRVRAGEVIARLENADLLAQVRQAEANVRVAKGQREQAAAEWRDAARALARARELFARRFLAESALDAALAREDKARAALASSEAALAAAQAALANVRVLLDYTAIRAPFDGVVLSKHANVGDVITPFTSALEAKGAVVTLADMSTLEVEADVSESNLQAVKVGQPCEIQLDAIPDARFTGRVSRIVPTVDRTKATVLVKVAFDRLDQRVLPDMAAKVAFLSRPLRAQEHQPRPALPAAAVMRRDGRAVVLRIDKGRAREVPVTLGESLGDLVVIDGGLSPGETVVLHPGTLRDGSRVRIAEKE is encoded by the coding sequence ATGGAAAACACCGATCTCTCCCGTCTTACCCTCTCACGGGACATTCCACGGCCGCGACGGCGGCGCTGGCCCCTGCTTTTGGGTGTCCTGATTCTAGCCGCGGCTCTTTTTGCCTGGTGGTTCACCGCCAAGCGGGCAATTCCAGTGCAGAGTACCCGTGTGACCCTCGCCTGGCCCTCCCAAGCGCTGACCGTCATCAATGCCACCGGCTATGTCACCGCGGCGCGCAAGGCGTCGGTGGCCTCCAAGGCGTCTGGCCGTCTGGAATGGCTGGGGGTGACCGAAGGCAGCCGGGTACGCGCGGGCGAGGTGATCGCCCGCCTGGAGAATGCCGATCTATTGGCCCAGGTGCGGCAAGCCGAGGCCAATGTCCGCGTGGCTAAAGGTCAACGGGAACAAGCCGCCGCCGAATGGCGCGATGCCGCCCGCGCCTTGGCCCGCGCCCGCGAGCTATTCGCGCGGCGCTTCCTCGCCGAATCCGCTTTGGATGCGGCGCTCGCGCGCGAAGACAAGGCGCGCGCCGCCCTCGCCTCCAGCGAGGCGGCGCTGGCCGCGGCGCAAGCGGCGCTTGCCAACGTGCGTGTGCTGTTGGATTACACCGCGATCCGCGCGCCTTTCGATGGGGTGGTACTCAGCAAGCACGCCAACGTGGGCGATGTAATCACGCCTTTCACCTCGGCACTGGAAGCGAAGGGCGCGGTGGTGACGCTCGCCGACATGTCCACGCTGGAAGTGGAAGCGGACGTGTCAGAGTCCAACCTGCAGGCAGTGAAGGTGGGCCAGCCCTGCGAGATCCAGCTCGATGCGATTCCTGATGCACGTTTTACCGGGCGTGTCTCACGCATCGTACCCACCGTGGACCGCACCAAGGCCACCGTCCTGGTCAAGGTGGCCTTCGATCGTCTCGACCAACGTGTGTTACCTGATATGGCCGCCAAGGTGGCCTTTCTGTCCCGTCCCTTGCGCGCGCAGGAACATCAGCCCCGGCCCGCCCTGCCCGCCGCGGCGGTGATGCGGCGGGATGGCCGCGCCGTAGTGCTGCGCATCGATAAGGGCCGGGCGCGCGAGGTGCCCGTCACCCTAGGGGAGAGCCTTGGCGATCTGGTGGTCATCGATGGGGGACTCAGCCCCGGCGAGACCGTGGTGCTCCATCCCGGCACTCTGCGCGATGGTAGCCGGGTCCGCATTGCAGAAAAAGAGTGA
- a CDS encoding ABC transporter ATP-binding protein yields the protein MSDEKKPLVLIRHLRKAYRRGTQVVPVLDDISFDIERGEFLGLMGPSGSGKTTLLNLIAGIDHPDAGRISVDGIDITRLDEETLAAWRARHVGFIFQFYNLMPVLTALENVALPLILFGLSRRERQERASLALSMVGLADRMDHYPAQLSGGQQQRVAIARAIITDPTLIVADEPTGDLDRQSGQDILDLLERLNQELGKTIIMVTHDPKAAERAHRLRHLDKGVLTHDPA from the coding sequence ATGTCCGATGAGAAGAAGCCGCTGGTGCTCATACGCCATTTGCGCAAAGCCTACCGCCGTGGGACACAAGTGGTACCGGTGCTGGACGACATCAGTTTCGACATCGAACGCGGAGAATTCCTTGGTCTGATGGGCCCGTCGGGCTCCGGCAAGACCACCCTACTCAATCTCATCGCCGGCATCGACCACCCGGACGCGGGTCGCATCAGCGTCGATGGCATCGACATCACCCGCCTCGACGAGGAGACCCTCGCCGCCTGGCGTGCGCGTCATGTGGGCTTCATCTTCCAGTTCTACAACCTGATGCCCGTACTGACCGCCCTGGAGAACGTGGCGTTGCCGCTCATCCTCTTTGGTCTGTCGCGGCGCGAGCGGCAGGAGCGGGCGAGCCTAGCCCTGTCCATGGTGGGACTGGCCGACCGCATGGACCATTATCCCGCCCAGCTCTCGGGCGGGCAGCAGCAGCGGGTGGCTATTGCCCGCGCCATCATCACCGATCCCACGCTGATCGTGGCGGATGAGCCGACCGGCGATCTGGATCGCCAGTCCGGCCAAGATATCCTGGATTTGCTCGAGCGCCTCAACCAGGAACTCGGCAAGACCATCATCATGGTCACCCACGACCCCAAGGCGGCCGAGCGAGCCCACCGCCTGCGGCATTTGGACAAGGGCGTGCTCACCCATGACCCGGCGTGA